A window of the Diceros bicornis minor isolate mBicDic1 chromosome 12, mDicBic1.mat.cur, whole genome shotgun sequence genome harbors these coding sequences:
- the CDC42EP3 gene encoding cdc42 effector protein 3 — MPAKTPIYLKAANNKKGKKFKLRDILSPDMISPPLGDFRHTIHIGKEGQHDVFGDISFLQGNYELLPGNQEKARMGQFPGHSEFLRANSTSDSMFTETPSPVLKNAISLPTIGGSQALMLPLLSPVTFNSKQESFAPAKLPRLSCEPVVEEKAPEKSSLLENGTVHQGDVSWGSSGSASRSSQGRDSHSSSLSEPYSDWPAEDMFDHPAPCELVKEKTKSEESLSDLTGSLLSLQLDLGPSFLDEVLNVMDKNK; from the coding sequence ATGCCAGCCAAGACCCCGATTTACCTGAAAGCTGCCAataacaagaaaggaaagaaatttaaaCTGCGGGACATTTTGTCCCCCGATATGATCAGTCCTCCCCTCGGAGACTTTCGCCACACCATCCACATTGGCAAAGAGGGCCAGCACGATGTCTTTGGAGATATTTCCTTTCTTCAAGGGAACTATGAGCTCTTACCTGGAAACCAGGAGAAAGCACGCATGGGCCAGTTCCCTGGACATAGCGAGTTCTTACGGGCCAACAGCACCTCCGACTCTATGTTCACAGAAACGCCCTCCCCAGTGCTCAAAAATGCCATCTCCCTCCCCACCATCGGAGGGTCCCAAGCACTCATGTTGCCCTTGTTGTCACCAGTGACATTTAATTCCAAACAGGAGTCCTTTGCGCCGGCAAAGCTGCCCAGGCTTAGCTGTGAGCCCGTCGTGGAGGAAAAGGCTCCAGAGAAAAGCAGTCTGTTGGAGAATGGGACCGTGCACCAGGGAGACGTCTCATGGGGCTCCAGCGGGTCCGCCTCGCGGTCCAGCCAGGGCAGGGACAGCCACTCCTCCAGCCTCTCCGAACCGTATTCCGACTGGCCGGCCGAGGACATGTTTGACCATCCTGCCCCATGCGAGCTCGTCAAGGAAAAGACTAAATCAGAGGAGTCGCTCTCTGATCTTACGGgttccctcctctccctgcagCTCGATCTTGGGCCCTCATTTTTGGATGAGGTGCTGAATGTCATGGATAAAAATAAGTAA